In one window of Acidovorax sp. HDW3 DNA:
- a CDS encoding DMT family protein, which produces MSFLSSLPIPLQTVMLLLASNIFMTFAWYGHLRSLSAAPWYVAALVSWGIALFEYLLQVPANRIGFSLWNVGQLKILQEVITLAVFVPFSVLYLGQPLKWDYLWAGLCMVGAVYFIFRSA; this is translated from the coding sequence ATGAGTTTTTTGTCCAGCCTGCCCATTCCCCTGCAAACCGTCATGCTGTTGCTCGCTAGCAACATTTTCATGACCTTTGCCTGGTACGGACATCTACGTAGCCTGAGCGCGGCCCCCTGGTACGTCGCGGCGCTGGTGAGTTGGGGCATTGCCCTGTTTGAATACCTGCTGCAGGTTCCGGCCAATCGCATTGGGTTTTCCCTCTGGAACGTAGGCCAGCTGAAGATCTTGCAAGAGGTGATTACCCTGGCAGTGTTCGTGCCGTTTTCGGTGCTCTACCTCGGTCAGCCGCTCAAGTGGGACTACCTTTGGGCTGGGCTGTGCATGGTGGGGGCGGTGTATTTCATTTTCCGCAGCGCCTGA
- a CDS encoding GspE/PulE family protein encodes MHDHHAKTAPRRPGPLDWQRIVRWLQSDGVISAEEAQRTTARCSQAESHQHPLVRLGNVAMARADGAGALTLDALTEYVAGRSGLAFLRIDPLKVDVGRVADAMSAQYAERHKVLPVQVTPSEVVVATAEPFLDDWVAEVERQAKRSVRRVMANPQDIARYTAEFFALAKSVRAAQKSGGGNGGSTFEQLVELGKSNKQLDANDQGVIRVVDWLWQYAFDQRASDIHLEPRREQGVIRFRIDGVLHPVYQMPMGVMNAMVARIKLLGRMDVVEKRRPLDGRIKTRNPHGQEVEMRLSTLPTAFGEKMVMRIFDPDNAVKDLDALGFARHDAERWEQLVRRPHGIILVTGPTGSGKTTTLYSTLKRIATEEVNVSTVEDPIEMIEPSFNQTQVQPQLDFNFTEGLRALMRQDPDIIMVGEIRDLPTAEMAVQAALTGHLVFSTLHTNDAPSAVSRLMELGVPNYLINATLLGILAQRLVRTLCPQCKQKDDAAHIDELAAAVRPWKLSGGWQPYKPVGCVDCRMTGFRGRMGLYELLTVSEPLKDKITQSPSMDALRRQAVQDGMRPLRLAGALRVAEGLTTLEEVIAATPPIEA; translated from the coding sequence ATGCACGACCATCACGCCAAAACCGCGCCCCGGCGCCCCGGCCCGCTCGATTGGCAGCGCATCGTGCGCTGGCTGCAAAGCGACGGCGTCATCAGCGCTGAAGAAGCGCAGCGCACCACCGCGCGCTGCTCGCAGGCCGAGAGCCACCAGCACCCGCTGGTGCGCCTGGGCAACGTCGCCATGGCGCGTGCCGATGGCGCCGGCGCACTCACGCTCGATGCGTTGACCGAATACGTCGCCGGGCGCAGCGGCCTGGCCTTCTTGCGCATCGACCCGCTGAAGGTGGACGTGGGCCGCGTTGCCGACGCCATGAGCGCGCAGTACGCCGAGCGCCACAAGGTGCTGCCGGTGCAGGTCACGCCCAGCGAGGTGGTGGTGGCCACGGCCGAACCCTTTTTGGACGACTGGGTGGCCGAGGTCGAGCGCCAGGCCAAGCGCAGCGTGCGCCGCGTCATGGCCAACCCGCAGGACATTGCGCGCTACACGGCCGAGTTCTTCGCCCTGGCCAAGTCGGTGCGGGCGGCGCAAAAAAGCGGCGGCGGCAACGGCGGCAGCACTTTCGAGCAGCTCGTCGAGCTGGGCAAGAGCAACAAGCAGCTCGACGCCAACGACCAGGGCGTGATCCGCGTCGTCGATTGGCTGTGGCAGTACGCCTTCGACCAGCGCGCCAGCGACATCCACCTCGAACCCCGGCGCGAGCAGGGCGTGATCCGCTTTCGCATCGACGGCGTGCTGCACCCCGTCTATCAGATGCCCATGGGCGTGATGAACGCCATGGTGGCGCGCATCAAGCTGCTCGGGCGCATGGACGTGGTGGAAAAGCGCCGCCCGCTCGACGGCCGCATCAAGACGCGCAACCCGCACGGCCAGGAGGTGGAAATGCGCCTCTCGACCCTGCCCACCGCCTTTGGCGAAAAAATGGTGATGCGTATCTTTGACCCCGACAACGCCGTCAAGGATCTCGATGCACTCGGTTTTGCGCGCCACGACGCCGAGCGCTGGGAGCAGCTGGTGCGGCGCCCGCACGGCATCATCCTCGTCACCGGCCCCACCGGCTCGGGCAAGACGACGACGCTGTACTCGACCTTGAAGCGCATCGCCACCGAGGAAGTCAACGTCAGCACGGTGGAAGACCCGATCGAGATGATCGAGCCGAGCTTCAACCAGACGCAGGTGCAGCCGCAGCTCGACTTCAACTTCACCGAGGGCCTGCGCGCGCTCATGCGCCAGGACCCGGACATCATCATGGTGGGCGAAATCCGCGACCTGCCCACGGCCGAGATGGCGGTGCAGGCCGCGCTCACCGGCCACCTGGTGTTTTCTACCTTGCACACCAACGACGCGCCCAGCGCCGTCAGCCGCCTGATGGAGCTGGGCGTGCCCAACTATCTCATCAACGCCACGCTGCTGGGCATCCTGGCGCAGCGCCTGGTGCGCACCCTGTGCCCGCAGTGCAAGCAAAAAGACGATGCCGCGCACATCGATGAGCTGGCCGCCGCCGTGCGCCCCTGGAAGCTCTCGGGCGGCTGGCAGCCGTACAAGCCTGTGGGCTGCGTCGATTGCCGCATGACCGGCTTTCGTGGCCGCATGGGGCTGTACGAGCTGCTCACCGTGAGCGAGCCGCTGAAGGACAAAATCACGCAAAGCCCGAGCATGGACGCCCTGCGCCGCCAGGCGGTGCAAGACGGTATGCGCCCGCTGCGCCTGGCCGGCGCGCTGCGCGTGGCCGAGGGCCTGACGACGCTCGAAGAAGTCATTGCCGCCACGCCGCCAATCGAGGCTTGA
- a CDS encoding ABC transporter ATP-binding protein encodes MADTTKEVVLKVAGISKRFGGLQALSDVGLTIRRGQVYGLIGPNGAGKTTFFNVITGLYTPDTGTFELAGKPYEPTAVHLVAKAGIARTFQNIRLFADMTALENVMVGRHIRTHSGLLGAVFRTPGFKAEEAAIRQRAQELLDYVGVGKYAEFKARTLSYGDQRRLEIARALATDPQLIALDEPAAGMNATEKVQLRELIDRIRRDNRTVLIIEHDVKLMMGLCDRVTVLDYGKQIAEGTPAEIQKNEKVIEAYLGTGGH; translated from the coding sequence ATGGCAGATACAACCAAAGAAGTGGTGCTCAAGGTCGCGGGCATCTCCAAGCGTTTTGGCGGCCTGCAGGCCCTCTCAGACGTGGGCCTGACGATTCGCCGGGGCCAGGTCTATGGCCTCATTGGCCCCAACGGCGCGGGCAAGACGACGTTCTTCAACGTCATCACCGGCCTGTACACGCCCGACACCGGCACTTTTGAACTCGCAGGCAAGCCCTACGAGCCCACGGCAGTGCACCTGGTGGCCAAGGCCGGCATTGCGCGCACCTTCCAGAACATTCGCCTGTTTGCCGACATGACGGCGCTGGAGAACGTGATGGTCGGGCGCCACATCCGCACCCATTCGGGGCTGCTGGGGGCGGTGTTTCGCACCCCCGGCTTCAAGGCCGAGGAGGCCGCCATTCGCCAGCGCGCGCAGGAGCTGCTGGACTACGTCGGCGTGGGCAAGTACGCCGAGTTCAAGGCCCGCACCCTGTCCTACGGCGACCAGCGCCGCCTGGAGATTGCCCGCGCCCTGGCAACCGATCCGCAGCTCATTGCGCTCGACGAGCCCGCCGCCGGTATGAACGCCACCGAGAAGGTGCAGCTGCGCGAGCTGATCGACCGCATCCGCCGCGACAACCGCACCGTGCTCATCATCGAACACGACGTGAAATTGATGATGGGTCTGTGCGACCGCGTCACGGTGCTGGACTACGGCAAGCAGATTGCCGAAGGCACGCCGGCGGAAATTCAGAAAAACGAAAAAGTGATTGAAGCCTATCTGGGCACAGGGGGGCACTGA
- a CDS encoding spermidine synthase: MARSKSPSLELPEVSVSDDGEVRHLHLGTPWIQGSMRVDDPFVIELEYVQRMMAWLLFVEPTSVAKRQALQLGLGAGALTKFCHKKLRMGCAAIELNPQVLAVCRAWFKLPPDGARLRVVLADAAQEIQNPQWQGRIDALQVDLYDHQAAAPVLDSAAFYADCRALLTEDGCLTVNLFGRASSYERSIASLSEAFGAEALWAFKPTREGNTVVLAQRQPSRPKRAELQARAEAIEARWALPATKWLRVFKPVAKE, from the coding sequence TTGGCCCGATCAAAATCCCCTTCCCTCGAACTGCCCGAAGTCAGCGTCTCCGACGACGGCGAGGTACGCCACCTGCACCTGGGCACGCCCTGGATCCAGGGCTCCATGCGCGTGGACGATCCCTTTGTGATCGAGCTCGAATACGTGCAGCGCATGATGGCCTGGCTGCTGTTCGTCGAACCCACCAGCGTGGCCAAGCGCCAGGCGCTGCAGCTGGGCCTGGGTGCGGGCGCGCTCACCAAGTTCTGCCACAAGAAGCTGCGCATGGGCTGCGCCGCGATCGAGCTCAACCCCCAGGTGCTGGCCGTGTGCCGCGCCTGGTTCAAGCTCCCGCCCGACGGCGCGCGCCTGCGCGTGGTGCTGGCCGATGCAGCGCAGGAGATTCAAAACCCCCAGTGGCAGGGCCGCATCGACGCGCTGCAGGTTGATTTGTACGACCACCAGGCGGCGGCGCCGGTGCTCGACAGCGCTGCGTTTTACGCTGACTGCCGCGCCCTGCTGACCGAAGACGGCTGCCTGACGGTCAACCTCTTTGGCCGCGCCAGCAGCTACGAGCGCAGTATTGCCAGCCTGAGCGAAGCCTTTGGCGCCGAAGCCCTGTGGGCCTTCAAGCCCACGCGCGAGGGCAACACCGTGGTGCTGGCGCAGCGCCAGCCCAGCCGCCCCAAGCGCGCCGAGCTGCAGGCGCGCGCCGAAGCCATAGAGGCGCGCTGGGCGCTGCCAGCGACCAAGTGGCTGCGCGTTTTCAAACCCGTGGCCAAGGAGTGA
- a CDS encoding DUF47 domain-containing protein, translating to MLFGKLLPREGNFFEMFNQHAERIVEAAHAFSQLVANYGDVHLREKYNQDVDNAERAADRVTHEVNRVLHQTFITPIDREQIHSLINTMDDVADLFQDSAEAMALYDIRSMTDEIQRLTDLCVKCCERLQAAVKLLEKIADPAVAEAALKTCEEIDRLEGDADRVLRSAMSKLFREENDVRELIKLKAIYELLETITDKCEDVANLIEGVILENS from the coding sequence ATGCTGTTTGGCAAATTGTTGCCGCGCGAAGGCAATTTTTTCGAGATGTTCAACCAGCACGCCGAGCGCATTGTGGAGGCGGCGCACGCCTTCTCGCAGCTCGTGGCCAACTACGGGGATGTGCATCTGCGCGAGAAGTACAACCAGGACGTGGACAACGCCGAGCGCGCTGCCGACCGCGTCACGCATGAGGTCAACCGGGTGCTGCACCAGACCTTCATCACCCCCATCGACCGCGAACAGATCCACTCGCTCATCAACACCATGGACGACGTGGCCGACCTGTTCCAGGACAGCGCCGAGGCCATGGCGCTGTACGACATCCGCTCCATGACCGACGAGATCCAACGCCTGACGGATCTGTGCGTCAAGTGTTGCGAGCGCCTGCAGGCAGCGGTCAAGTTGCTGGAGAAAATCGCCGACCCGGCCGTGGCCGAGGCCGCGCTCAAGACCTGCGAGGAGATCGACCGCTTGGAAGGCGATGCCGACCGCGTGCTGCGCAGCGCCATGAGCAAGCTCTTTCGCGAGGAAAACGACGTGCGCGAGCTCATCAAGCTCAAGGCCATCTACGAGCTGCTGGAGACGATCACCGACAAGTGCGAGGACGTGGCCAACCTGATCGAGGGCGTGATCCTCGAAAACTCCTGA
- a CDS encoding inorganic phosphate transporter → MEPVQTALWVVVVLVALAIIFDFMNGFHDAANSIATVVSTGVLRPTQAVVFAAFFNFIAIFVFHLSVAATIGKGIADPGVVDTHVIFGALVGAITWNVITWYYGIPSSSSHALIGGIVGSVIAKSGAGALVASGILKTVAFIFISPLLGFTLGSLMMVAVAWTFRRMRPNKVDKWFRRLQLVSAGAYSLGHGGNDAQKTIGIIWLLLIATGYASASDSAPPTWTIVACYAAIGMGTMFGGWRIVKTMGQKITKLKPVGGFCAETGGAMTLFLATMLGVPVSTTHTITGAIVGVGSTQRASAVRWGVAGNIVWAWILTIPASAFVAAIAYWVSLQLY, encoded by the coding sequence ATGGAACCGGTACAAACCGCCCTCTGGGTCGTAGTCGTGTTGGTGGCGTTGGCCATCATTTTCGACTTCATGAACGGCTTTCACGACGCCGCCAACTCGATTGCCACCGTGGTCTCCACGGGCGTGCTGCGGCCGACGCAGGCCGTGGTGTTTGCGGCCTTTTTCAACTTCATCGCCATCTTCGTCTTTCACCTGAGCGTGGCTGCCACCATCGGCAAGGGCATTGCCGACCCGGGGGTGGTCGATACCCACGTGATCTTCGGTGCGCTCGTTGGCGCCATTACCTGGAACGTCATTACCTGGTACTACGGCATTCCCAGCAGCAGCTCGCACGCGCTCATTGGCGGCATCGTCGGCTCCGTCATCGCCAAGAGCGGCGCCGGCGCGCTGGTGGCCAGCGGCATCTTGAAGACCGTGGCCTTTATCTTCATCTCGCCGCTGCTGGGTTTTACCCTGGGCTCGTTGATGATGGTGGCCGTGGCCTGGACGTTTCGCCGGATGCGCCCGAACAAGGTCGATAAGTGGTTCCGCCGTCTGCAGCTGGTATCGGCCGGTGCCTACAGCCTGGGCCATGGCGGCAACGATGCGCAAAAAACCATCGGCATCATCTGGCTGCTGCTGATCGCCACCGGCTATGCATCGGCCAGCGACAGCGCGCCGCCCACCTGGACTATCGTCGCTTGCTACGCCGCCATCGGCATGGGCACCATGTTCGGCGGCTGGCGCATCGTCAAGACCATGGGGCAGAAAATCACCAAGCTCAAACCCGTGGGCGGTTTCTGCGCCGAGACGGGCGGTGCCATGACCTTGTTTTTGGCGACCATGCTGGGCGTGCCGGTTTCCACCACGCACACCATCACCGGCGCCATCGTCGGCGTGGGCTCGACGCAGCGCGCCAGCGCCGTGCGCTGGGGCGTGGCCGGCAACATCGTCTGGGCCTGGATTTTGACCATCCCCGCCAGCGCCTTCGTTGCCGCCATCGCCTACTGGGTGAGCCTGCAGCTGTATTAA
- a CDS encoding ABC transporter ATP-binding protein has product MKNNKIQWILGGLALLILPLILQSFGNAWVRIADLALLYVMLALGLNIVVGYAGLLDLGYVAFYAVGAYMFGLLASPHLTENFAWFAANFPDGLHMSLWMVIPVALVLAACTGVLLGIPVLKLRGDYLAIVTLGFGEIIRIFMNNLDQPLNITNGPKGIGQIDSVKVFGLDLARRQEFFGYDIPSVTLYYYLFLALVIFTVIICYRLQDSRIGRAWMAIREDEIAAKAMGINTRNMKLLAFGMGASFGGVSGAMFGAFQGFVSPESFSLMESIMIVAMVVLGGIGHIPGVILGAVLLSALPEVLRYVAGPLQELTDGRLDAAILRQLLIALAMIVVMLLRPRGLWPAPEHGKSLEHKS; this is encoded by the coding sequence ATGAAAAACAACAAAATCCAGTGGATTTTGGGCGGCCTGGCGCTGCTCATCCTGCCCCTGATCCTGCAATCGTTTGGCAACGCCTGGGTGCGCATTGCCGACCTGGCGCTGCTCTACGTCATGCTGGCGCTGGGCCTGAACATCGTCGTCGGCTACGCCGGCCTGCTCGACCTCGGCTACGTGGCCTTCTACGCCGTGGGTGCTTATATGTTTGGCCTGCTGGCCTCGCCGCACCTGACGGAGAACTTTGCCTGGTTTGCCGCCAACTTCCCCGACGGCCTGCACATGTCGCTGTGGATGGTGATTCCGGTGGCGCTGGTGCTGGCGGCGTGCACGGGCGTGCTGCTGGGCATTCCGGTGCTCAAGCTGCGCGGCGACTACCTGGCCATCGTCACGCTGGGCTTTGGCGAGATCATCCGCATCTTCATGAACAACCTGGATCAGCCGCTGAACATCACCAACGGCCCCAAGGGCATTGGGCAGATCGATTCGGTGAAGGTGTTTGGCCTCGATCTGGCGCGGCGCCAGGAGTTTTTTGGCTACGACATCCCGTCTGTGACGCTGTACTACTACCTGTTTCTGGCGTTGGTGATTTTCACCGTCATCATTTGCTACCGCCTGCAGGATTCGCGCATTGGCCGCGCCTGGATGGCGATCCGCGAAGATGAAATCGCCGCCAAGGCCATGGGCATCAACACGCGCAACATGAAGCTGCTGGCCTTTGGCATGGGCGCCTCGTTTGGCGGCGTCTCGGGCGCCATGTTCGGTGCCTTCCAGGGTTTTGTCTCGCCCGAATCGTTCAGCCTGATGGAGTCGATCATGATCGTCGCCATGGTGGTGCTCGGCGGCATTGGCCATATTCCGGGCGTGATTTTGGGTGCGGTGCTGCTCTCGGCCCTGCCCGAGGTGCTGCGCTACGTCGCCGGCCCGCTGCAGGAGCTGACGGACGGGCGCCTGGACGCCGCCATCTTGCGCCAGCTGCTCATCGCCCTGGCCATGATCGTCGTCATGCTGCTGCGCCCGCGTGGCCTGTGGCCCGCGCCCGAGCATGGCAAGAGCCTGGAGCACAAGTCCTGA
- a CDS encoding TatD family hydrolase has protein sequence MPEITWVDTHCHLDAAEFDADRSAVHAQARAAGVARLVIPAVAPAHWQQVRALAQQLGEGYALGIHPLYVAQAQEADIERLAALLAQWRSDPLLLAVGEIGLDFFVPGLDAARQEWFYRAQLQLARRFDLPVLLHVRRSSDRVLKGLRGIAVPGGIAHAFNGSWQQAQAFLALGCKLGFGGAATYERALQLRRLLQQLPDEAIVLETDAPDMPPHWLYRSAAERAAGLVQGRNSPQELPRIAAVLAQLRGHSLADWAAATRANACAALPRLAALL, from the coding sequence ATGCCTGAAATTACCTGGGTAGACACCCATTGCCACCTGGATGCGGCCGAATTCGATGCCGACCGCAGCGCCGTGCACGCCCAGGCGCGGGCGGCGGGCGTGGCGCGGCTGGTCATTCCGGCGGTGGCGCCGGCGCACTGGCAGCAGGTGCGTGCGCTGGCGCAGCAGCTGGGCGAGGGCTACGCCCTGGGCATCCACCCGCTGTACGTGGCGCAGGCGCAGGAGGCCGACATCGAGCGCCTGGCGGCGCTGCTGGCGCAGTGGCGCAGCGACCCGCTGCTGCTGGCCGTGGGCGAGATCGGGCTGGATTTTTTCGTCCCCGGGCTCGATGCGGCGCGCCAGGAGTGGTTTTACCGCGCCCAGCTGCAGCTCGCGCGCCGCTTTGACCTGCCGGTGCTGCTGCACGTGCGCCGCAGCAGCGACCGCGTCTTGAAGGGCCTGCGGGGCATTGCCGTGCCCGGCGGCATCGCCCACGCCTTCAACGGCAGCTGGCAGCAGGCGCAGGCCTTCCTGGCCCTGGGCTGCAAGCTCGGCTTTGGCGGCGCGGCCACCTATGAGCGCGCCTTGCAGCTGCGCCGCCTGCTGCAGCAGCTGCCCGATGAGGCCATCGTGCTCGAAACCGACGCCCCCGACATGCCCCCGCACTGGCTCTACCGCAGCGCCGCAGAGCGCGCCGCTGGCCTGGTGCAAGGGCGCAACAGCCCGCAGGAGCTGCCGCGCATTGCCGCTGTGCTGGCGCAGCTGCGCGGGCACAGCCTGGCCGACTGGGCTGCGGCCACGCGCGCCAACGCCTGCGCCGCCCTGCCGCGCCTGGCTGCGCTGCTCTAA
- a CDS encoding branched-chain amino acid ABC transporter permease encodes MDILLQQIINGLVLGSMYALIALGYTMVYGIIQLINFAHGEVLMIGALTSWSCIGLMQEAMPGAPGWVILLLATLIACVVAATLNFSIEKIAYKRLRSSPRLAPLITAIGMSLLLQTVAMVIWKPNYKPYPTLLPTTPFEIGGAVITSTQILILAVTALALGAMVYLVNYTKLGRAMRATAENPRVAALMGVKPDMVISATFIIGAVLAAIAGIMWASNYGTVQHTMGFLPGLKAFTAAVFGGIGNLAGAVVGGLMLGLIESIGAGYIGDLTGGVLGSHYTDIFAFIVLIIILTLRPSGLLGERVADRA; translated from the coding sequence ATGGACATCTTGCTGCAACAGATCATCAATGGTCTGGTTCTGGGCAGCATGTACGCCTTGATAGCCTTGGGCTACACCATGGTGTACGGCATCATCCAGCTCATCAACTTTGCCCACGGGGAGGTGCTCATGATCGGGGCGCTGACCAGCTGGAGCTGCATCGGCCTGATGCAAGAGGCCATGCCCGGCGCGCCGGGCTGGGTGATTTTGTTGCTGGCCACACTCATTGCCTGTGTGGTGGCGGCGACGCTCAATTTTTCGATTGAAAAAATCGCCTACAAGCGCCTGCGCAGCAGTCCGCGCCTGGCACCCCTGATTACCGCCATCGGCATGTCGCTCTTGCTGCAGACGGTGGCGATGGTTATCTGGAAGCCCAACTACAAGCCCTATCCCACGCTTTTGCCGACGACGCCGTTTGAAATCGGCGGCGCCGTCATCACCAGCACCCAAATCTTGATCTTGGCCGTCACGGCGCTGGCCCTGGGCGCCATGGTCTACCTGGTGAATTACACCAAGCTTGGCCGTGCCATGCGTGCCACGGCTGAGAACCCGCGTGTGGCGGCGCTCATGGGCGTCAAGCCCGATATGGTGATTTCGGCCACCTTCATCATCGGCGCGGTGCTGGCGGCGATTGCCGGCATCATGTGGGCCTCCAACTACGGCACGGTGCAGCACACCATGGGCTTTTTGCCCGGCCTCAAGGCGTTCACGGCAGCGGTGTTTGGCGGCATTGGCAACCTCGCCGGTGCGGTGGTGGGCGGGCTCATGCTGGGCTTGATCGAGTCGATTGGCGCGGGCTATATCGGCGACCTCACGGGCGGTGTGCTGGGCAGCCACTACACCGATATCTTTGCTTTCATTGTGCTCATCATCATCCTCACGCTGCGCCCCTCGGGCCTGCTGGGCGAGCGCGTGGCTGACCGCGCCTAA
- a CDS encoding ABC transporter ATP-binding protein has protein sequence MAETANNKQQVLLKVRGLKVGYGGIQAVKGVDMEVCAGELVSLIGSNGAGKTTTMKAVTGTLGYSDGDIEYLGRSIKGRGAWDLVKEGLVMVPEGRGVFARMTITENLQMGAYTRNDKAGILADIEKMFTIFPRLRERKDQLAGTMSGGEQQMLAMGRALMSQPKVLLLDEPSMGLSPIMVDKIFEVVRDVYALGVTIVLVEQNASRALAIADRGYVMESGLITMTGPGQELLNDPKVRAAYLGE, from the coding sequence ATGGCCGAGACAGCAAACAACAAGCAGCAAGTGCTGCTCAAGGTACGCGGCCTGAAGGTCGGCTACGGCGGCATCCAGGCCGTCAAGGGCGTGGACATGGAGGTGTGCGCGGGCGAGCTGGTATCGCTCATCGGCTCCAACGGCGCGGGCAAGACCACGACCATGAAGGCCGTCACCGGCACCCTGGGCTACAGCGATGGCGACATCGAATACCTGGGGCGCAGCATCAAGGGCCGGGGCGCCTGGGATTTGGTCAAAGAGGGCCTGGTGATGGTGCCCGAGGGGCGCGGCGTGTTCGCGCGCATGACCATCACCGAGAACCTGCAGATGGGCGCCTACACGCGCAACGACAAGGCCGGCATCCTGGCCGACATCGAGAAGATGTTCACCATCTTCCCGCGCCTGCGTGAGCGCAAGGACCAGCTTGCCGGCACCATGAGCGGCGGTGAGCAGCAAATGCTGGCCATGGGCCGCGCCCTCATGAGCCAGCCCAAGGTGCTGCTGCTCGACGAGCCCTCCATGGGCCTGTCGCCCATCATGGTGGACAAGATTTTTGAGGTGGTGCGCGACGTTTACGCCCTGGGCGTGACCATCGTGCTGGTGGAGCAAAACGCCAGCCGCGCGCTGGCGATTGCCGACCGGGGCTACGTCATGGAATCGGGCCTGATCACCATGACCGGGCCAGGGCAGGAGCTGCTCAACGACCCCAAGGTACGCGCAGCCTATCTGGGAGAATGA
- a CDS encoding tripartite tricarboxylate transporter TctB family protein, with protein MKIKNQKDFFAGLLFVALGLGFAWGAWGYGLGTAAQMGPGYLPLRLGLLLAALGALVMFKAGTIEVQGGGRTGPWAWRALLCVLAAPGAFVLLLTGLPHWGLPPMGLVLAVLALVLIASLALPAPERRWGQALALAALLALGSALLSVFLLQLPLALWPAFIRG; from the coding sequence ATGAAAATCAAAAACCAGAAAGATTTTTTTGCCGGCCTGCTGTTCGTGGCCCTGGGCCTGGGCTTTGCCTGGGGCGCCTGGGGCTACGGCCTGGGCACGGCGGCGCAAATGGGGCCGGGCTACCTGCCGCTGCGCCTGGGCCTGCTGCTGGCGGCGCTGGGCGCGCTGGTGATGTTCAAGGCCGGCACCATCGAGGTGCAAGGCGGTGGCCGCACCGGCCCCTGGGCCTGGCGTGCGCTGCTGTGTGTGCTGGCCGCGCCGGGCGCTTTTGTGCTGCTGCTGACGGGCCTGCCGCACTGGGGCTTGCCGCCCATGGGGCTGGTGCTGGCGGTGCTGGCGCTGGTGCTCATCGCCAGTCTGGCGCTGCCCGCGCCTGAGCGCCGCTGGGGCCAGGCGCTGGCGCTGGCGGCCCTGCTGGCGCTGGGCAGCGCGCTGCTGAGCGTGTTTTTGCTGCAGCTGCCGCTGGCGCTGTGGCCCGCTTTCATTCGGGGGTGA